One region of Olleya sp. Hel_I_94 genomic DNA includes:
- a CDS encoding DinB family protein, producing MTISDLNDTEYIPYFKGYIDNANGLKLLPGLQSSFDEALLFFQSIDEDKLSYRYAEGKWTIKEIICHLIDTERIFCYRALRFARQDKTVLSGFDENEYVEYSGADDRTIDSLLEEYKSVRQASIALYNSFSQTTLLSKGVAGSGHVSVRALGFLIIGHEKHHIRIIKERYL from the coding sequence ATGACCATATCAGATTTAAATGACACGGAATATATTCCTTATTTTAAAGGGTATATTGATAATGCTAATGGACTTAAGTTGTTGCCAGGATTGCAATCTAGTTTTGATGAAGCTCTTCTTTTTTTTCAATCTATTGATGAAGATAAATTAAGTTATAGATATGCAGAAGGTAAGTGGACTATTAAAGAGATTATTTGTCATTTAATTGATACTGAGCGTATATTTTGTTACAGAGCATTACGTTTTGCTAGACAAGATAAAACAGTGTTGTCGGGCTTTGATGAAAATGAATATGTGGAGTATTCTGGTGCAGATGATAGGACTATTGATAGCTTGTTAGAAGAGTATAAAAGTGTTAGGCAGGCTAGTATAGCGCTGTATAATAGCTTTAGTCAAACAACGTTGTTATCCAAAGGTGTAGCTGGCTCAGGACATGTATCTGTTAGAGCATTAGGCTTTTTAATAATTGGTCATGAAAAACATCATATACGTATTATTAAAGAGCGTTATTTGTAG
- a CDS encoding Lrp/AsnC family transcriptional regulator — MAKFKLDEIDHQILDMLIENTRVPFTDIAKKLLISAGTVHVRVKKMEDAGIIKGSSLTLDYRKLGYSFIAYVGVFLQNTSKTSFVLERINEIPFVTVAHVTTGKFNIFCKIRARNTEHAKDVIFMLDDIEGVYRTETMISLEESINDKKRLMHSIFNEL, encoded by the coding sequence ATGGCAAAGTTTAAACTAGACGAAATTGATCATCAGATTCTTGATATGTTGATAGAAAACACAAGAGTTCCTTTTACAGATATAGCTAAAAAATTATTAATTTCAGCTGGTACAGTTCACGTTAGAGTGAAAAAGATGGAAGATGCAGGGATAATTAAAGGATCGTCATTAACGCTTGATTATCGTAAATTAGGGTATTCATTTATAGCTTACGTAGGTGTGTTTTTACAAAATACTTCTAAAACATCTTTTGTTTTGGAGCGTATAAACGAAATTCCTTTTGTGACTGTAGCGCATGTTACTACAGGCAAATTTAATATCTTTTGTAAAATTAGAGCTAGAAACACTGAGCATGCAAAGGATGTAATCTTTATGTTAGATGACATAGAAGGTGTTTACAGAACAGAAACAATGATATCTTTAGAAGAAAGCATTAACGATAAAAAACGTTTAATGCACAGTATTTTTAACGAATTGTAA
- a CDS encoding M14 family zinc carboxypeptidase, whose amino-acid sequence MDNQLLNTLYTTYKVAALYGRYIQLKDIAPLINNLPEFCKVEVIGKSVLGESISSITIGNGPIKVLMWSQMHGNESTTTKAVFDMLNSFSDVSMQSLLEACTLKIIPMLNPDGSAAYTRLNANAVDLNRDAQDLSQPESVVLNTCFKCFKPDYCFNLHGQRTMFSVGDTNKPATLSFLSPSQDKHRSVTTTRQKAMHVISAINMGLQDDLPNQIGRYDDGFNINCVGDAFQSLNSPTILFEAGHYKDDYNREVVRGFVFKALLLALNYIVSEDKQRFDVTHYNAIPENGKRFYDVIIRNAQFKDQILDIGINYQERLLNNAVKFMPKVVAITDLSKFYGHKEIDASHNNVLNHDNKLISIDYENDFVVITNVKLSLNL is encoded by the coding sequence ATGGATAATCAATTATTAAATACGTTATATACTACCTATAAAGTGGCTGCGTTGTATGGACGTTATATTCAGTTAAAAGACATTGCTCCGCTTATAAATAATCTACCTGAATTTTGTAAAGTAGAAGTTATTGGTAAATCTGTTTTGGGTGAAAGTATTTCTTCTATAACAATTGGTAATGGACCAATTAAAGTGTTAATGTGGTCACAGATGCACGGAAATGAATCTACGACTACAAAAGCGGTATTTGATATGTTAAATAGTTTTAGTGATGTTAGTATGCAATCACTTTTAGAGGCATGTACACTTAAAATCATACCTATGTTAAATCCAGATGGCTCTGCAGCTTATACTAGGCTAAACGCTAATGCTGTAGATTTAAATAGGGATGCACAGGATTTATCCCAGCCTGAAAGTGTTGTTTTAAACACTTGTTTTAAATGCTTTAAACCCGATTATTGTTTTAATCTTCATGGACAACGTACTATGTTTAGTGTTGGTGATACTAATAAACCTGCGACTTTATCTTTTTTGTCTCCATCGCAGGATAAACATAGAAGTGTTACTACAACTAGGCAAAAAGCTATGCATGTTATAAGTGCTATTAATATGGGTTTACAAGATGATTTACCTAATCAAATTGGGAGGTATGACGACGGTTTTAATATTAATTGTGTTGGTGATGCGTTTCAAAGCTTAAATTCGCCTACAATCTTGTTTGAAGCAGGACATTATAAAGATGATTACAATAGGGAAGTAGTACGAGGTTTTGTTTTTAAAGCTCTTTTACTAGCTTTGAATTATATAGTTAGTGAGGATAAGCAGCGGTTTGATGTGACACATTATAATGCTATCCCAGAAAACGGAAAGCGATTTTATGATGTAATTATACGTAATGCACAATTTAAAGATCAGATATTAGATATTGGTATTAATTATCAGGAACGATTGCTTAATAATGCAGTAAAGTTTATGCCTAAAGTTGTTGCTATTACAGATTTATCTAAATTTTATGGTCATAAAGAAATAGATGCTAGCCACAATAACGTTCTAAATCACGATAATAAGTTGATATCTATAGATTACGAAAACGATTTCGTTGTTATTACTAATGTGAAATTATCATTAAATCTTTAA
- a CDS encoding helix-turn-helix domain-containing protein, translating to MINNADFSKRLQKVMDYYGENASSFAEKIGVQRSSISHILSGRNKPSLEFVLKVLSSFEEVELYWLMNGKGEFPKSETKNRQTPIAPISKNEDQDLFSNTKNENPVETKNSDLLQNLNQKSSNGKIIERIVIFYSDGSFSNFENS from the coding sequence ATGATAAACAATGCAGATTTTTCTAAAAGACTTCAAAAAGTCATGGATTATTACGGTGAGAATGCCTCTTCTTTTGCCGAAAAAATTGGTGTGCAACGCTCTAGCATATCACATATATTATCAGGTAGAAACAAACCAAGTTTAGAATTTGTATTGAAAGTGCTCTCCTCTTTTGAGGAAGTAGAATTGTATTGGTTGATGAATGGAAAAGGTGAATTTCCAAAAAGTGAAACTAAAAACCGACAAACACCAATTGCACCAATTTCTAAAAATGAAGATCAAGATTTATTTTCTAATACAAAAAATGAAAATCCAGTAGAAACTAAAAATTCTGATTTACTACAAAATTTAAATCAAAAATCTTCTAACGGAAAAATTATTGAACGCATCGTAATTTTTTATTCTGATGGAAGTTTTTCAAATTTTGAAAATTCTTAA
- a CDS encoding DNA topoisomerase IV: MKLKLIYLIILTSFFSCYKVERNCKDFKTGQFYSEVKVGDVIYKSTFTRTDSLQIETYEGKVDSTLVRWVNDCEVIYKTINPKNMAERKDVHLKVLVTTDTSYTFEYSYVGETNKQKGIAYIKK, translated from the coding sequence ATGAAATTAAAACTAATATACCTTATTATTTTAACTAGCTTTTTTAGTTGCTACAAAGTGGAACGAAACTGCAAAGACTTTAAAACAGGTCAATTTTATAGCGAAGTTAAAGTTGGAGATGTAATTTATAAATCTACCTTTACTAGAACAGATAGTTTACAAATAGAAACATATGAAGGTAAAGTTGATAGTACATTGGTAAGGTGGGTAAATGATTGTGAAGTCATTTACAAAACTATAAATCCTAAAAATATGGCTGAACGTAAAGATGTACATCTTAAAGTTTTAGTCACTACAGATACTTCTTATACTTTTGAATATTCTTATGTTGGAGAGACCAATAAACAAAAAGGTATAGCTTATATTAAAAAATAA
- a CDS encoding TerC family protein: MLDFLLSSDAIFALLTLTFLEIILGIDNIVFISIAANKLPEDQRNKVTNIGLLLAMVQRIILLFFVSFLVGLSEPFYKIDFNWMHLELSWQALILFFGGLFLIYKSTSEIREKVETPSHDEDEVKSKPIKSLQQAIVQILIIDFIFSIDSILTAVGMTNGLSTNHNHNLILMIIAVVISIIIMIAFANKIRRFIDANPSIQILGLSFLILIGFMLITEAGHLSHTTFFDKTVGAIPKGYLYFAIAFSLFIEFLNQKISKKK, encoded by the coding sequence ATGTTAGACTTTCTACTTTCTAGTGATGCTATTTTTGCATTATTAACTTTAACTTTCTTAGAAATAATATTAGGGATTGATAATATTGTTTTTATTTCTATTGCTGCAAATAAACTTCCAGAAGACCAACGAAACAAAGTAACAAACATTGGACTACTACTAGCAATGGTACAACGTATAATCTTACTGTTTTTTGTATCCTTTTTGGTAGGATTGTCCGAGCCTTTTTACAAAATAGATTTTAATTGGATGCATCTGGAATTAAGTTGGCAAGCATTAATTTTATTTTTTGGAGGATTATTTTTAATATATAAATCTACTTCGGAAATTAGAGAGAAAGTAGAAACACCATCACATGATGAAGACGAAGTAAAAAGCAAACCAATTAAATCCTTGCAACAAGCTATTGTTCAGATTTTAATAATAGATTTTATATTTTCAATAGATAGTATTTTAACAGCAGTTGGTATGACCAATGGATTATCTACTAACCATAATCATAATTTGATTTTAATGATTATTGCTGTAGTAATATCCATTATTATAATGATTGCTTTTGCTAATAAAATAAGACGTTTTATAGACGCCAATCCAAGTATTCAAATTTTAGGACTATCCTTTTTAATCTTAATAGGGTTTATGTTAATTACCGAAGCTGGTCACCTATCGCACACTACCTTTTTTGACAAAACGGTTGGAGCTATACCTAAAGGTTATCTGTATTTTGCTATAGCCTTCTCGTTATTTATAGAGTTTTTAAATCAAAAAATTTCTAAAAAGAAATAA
- a CDS encoding DNA gyrase/topoisomerase IV subunit A produces the protein MIEENDDLANDNLENLDNQEPQETITRITGMYKEWFLDYASYVILERAVPAIEDGFKPVQRRIMHSMKDLDDGRYNKVANIVGHTMQYHPHGDASIADAMVQIGQKDLLIDTQGNWGNILTGDRAAAARYIEARISKFGLDVVFNPKITEWQASYDGRRKEPVNLPVMFPLLLAQGGEGIAVGLSTKILPHNFIELIDASVKHLQGKRFTLFPDFPTGGIADCSDYNDGLRGGKVRCRAKISQLDKNTLVVNELPFGTTTSSLIDSILKANDKGKIKIKKIEDNTAATVEILIHLPSGLSPDKTIDALYAFTACESSISPLGCVIEDNKPLFVGVTEMLRRSTDNTVDLLRQELEIRLGEFEEQWHFASLERIFIENRIYRDIEEEETWDGVIEAIDKGLQPHTKHLKRAITVDDITRLTEIRIKRISKFDIDKAQQKIDALEAQIAEVKHHLANLIDYAIAYFIRLKKEYGEGRERKTELRAFEDVDATKVVIRNTKLYVNREEGFIGTSLKRDEYVCDCSDIDDIIAFTADGKMMVTKVDSKTFIGKNIIHVAVFKKKDKRTIYNLIYRDGTKGPAYVKRFAVTSITRDKEYDLTNGNKGSKTWYFSANPNGEAEVVSISLRQVGSIKKLKWDLDFADILIKGRASKGNVVTKHAIKSVELKEKGISTLKPRKIWFDDTVQRLNVDGRGELVGEFRGEDKLLIINQKGIVKTVTPEVTLHFDDDMIVLEKWLPKKPVSAIYYDGEKERYYVKRFLIENENKEESFITDHPNSQLEIVSTDWKPVAEIVFAKERGKDRKDNEEVNLEEFIAIKGISALGNQLTKDKVNAINLLEPIPYEAPEETPAEDIEVKEEENISKKTESKTDEISSKDDDNQEYGLDDKGQVTLF, from the coding sequence ATGATAGAAGAAAACGACGACCTAGCTAACGACAATTTAGAAAACTTAGACAATCAAGAACCTCAAGAAACCATTACCAGGATTACTGGTATGTATAAAGAATGGTTTTTAGATTACGCATCCTACGTAATTCTGGAACGTGCAGTTCCAGCAATAGAAGACGGATTTAAACCTGTACAACGTCGTATCATGCATTCCATGAAGGATTTGGATGATGGACGTTATAATAAAGTAGCCAATATAGTTGGACATACCATGCAGTATCATCCACATGGAGATGCAAGTATTGCAGATGCTATGGTACAAATTGGTCAAAAAGACTTATTAATAGATACACAAGGAAACTGGGGAAACATCCTAACAGGAGATCGTGCAGCAGCAGCACGTTATATTGAAGCCCGAATTTCTAAATTTGGATTAGACGTTGTCTTTAATCCTAAGATAACAGAATGGCAAGCGTCCTATGATGGTCGTCGTAAAGAGCCTGTGAATTTACCAGTAATGTTTCCTTTATTGCTTGCACAAGGAGGAGAAGGTATTGCTGTAGGATTATCAACAAAAATATTACCGCATAATTTTATTGAGTTAATTGATGCGTCTGTAAAACATCTACAGGGTAAACGCTTTACATTGTTTCCTGATTTTCCAACAGGAGGTATTGCAGATTGTAGTGACTATAATGATGGATTGCGTGGCGGAAAAGTACGTTGTCGTGCTAAAATTAGTCAGTTAGATAAAAACACATTGGTTGTTAATGAGTTGCCTTTTGGTACTACAACCTCTTCATTAATAGATTCGATATTAAAAGCTAACGACAAAGGAAAAATTAAAATCAAAAAAATTGAAGATAATACTGCTGCAACAGTAGAGATTTTAATTCATTTACCTTCTGGTTTGTCTCCAGATAAAACCATTGATGCCTTATATGCATTTACAGCCTGCGAAAGTTCAATTTCGCCTTTAGGCTGTGTTATTGAAGATAACAAACCACTATTTGTTGGTGTGACAGAAATGTTGCGTCGTAGTACAGATAATACTGTAGATTTATTAAGACAAGAGTTAGAAATTAGACTAGGTGAGTTTGAAGAGCAATGGCACTTTGCGAGTCTTGAACGTATTTTTATCGAAAATAGAATCTATCGTGACATTGAAGAAGAAGAAACTTGGGATGGTGTTATTGAGGCTATTGATAAAGGATTACAACCACATACAAAACATCTTAAACGTGCAATTACAGTAGATGATATTACGCGTTTAACAGAAATTAGAATAAAACGTATTTCTAAATTTGATATTGATAAGGCGCAACAAAAAATTGATGCTTTAGAAGCGCAAATAGCTGAGGTTAAACATCATTTAGCAAATTTAATAGACTATGCAATAGCGTATTTTATAAGACTTAAAAAAGAGTATGGTGAAGGTCGTGAGCGTAAAACAGAACTACGTGCGTTTGAAGATGTGGATGCTACTAAAGTAGTAATAAGAAACACCAAATTATATGTAAATAGAGAAGAAGGTTTTATTGGTACATCACTAAAACGTGATGAGTATGTTTGCGATTGTAGTGATATTGACGATATCATTGCTTTTACTGCAGATGGTAAAATGATGGTTACCAAAGTGGATAGTAAAACCTTTATAGGTAAAAATATTATACACGTAGCAGTCTTTAAAAAGAAAGACAAGCGTACCATTTATAATTTAATTTATCGTGATGGCACAAAAGGTCCAGCGTATGTTAAGCGTTTTGCTGTAACGTCTATTACACGAGATAAAGAATATGATTTAACTAACGGAAACAAAGGCTCTAAAACCTGGTATTTTTCTGCTAATCCAAATGGAGAAGCTGAGGTAGTTTCTATTAGTTTACGTCAGGTTGGAAGTATTAAAAAGTTAAAATGGGATTTAGATTTTGCGGATATTTTAATTAAAGGTCGTGCGTCTAAAGGTAACGTGGTGACTAAACATGCTATTAAATCTGTAGAGTTAAAAGAAAAAGGAATTTCGACTTTAAAGCCAAGAAAAATATGGTTTGACGACACTGTACAGCGTTTAAATGTTGACGGTAGAGGTGAGTTAGTTGGCGAGTTTAGAGGAGAGGATAAACTGTTAATAATAAATCAAAAAGGTATAGTAAAAACGGTTACTCCAGAGGTAACGCTTCATTTTGATGATGATATGATTGTCTTGGAAAAATGGTTGCCTAAAAAGCCTGTATCTGCTATTTATTATGATGGAGAAAAGGAGCGATACTATGTTAAGCGATTTTTAATTGAAAATGAAAACAAAGAAGAATCCTTTATTACAGATCATCCTAATTCGCAATTAGAAATTGTATCTACAGACTGGAAACCTGTTGCCGAAATTGTTTTTGCTAAAGAAAGAGGTAAAGATAGAAAGGATAACGAAGAAGTGAATTTGGAAGAGTTTATCGCTATTAAAGGGATTTCTGCTTTAGGAAACCAACTAACCAAAGACAAAGTAAATGCCATTAATTTATTAGAGCCAATTCCTTATGAAGCTCCAGAAGAAACTCCAGCAGAAGACATAGAAGTGAAGGAGGAGGAGAATATTTCTAAAAAAACAGAATCTAAAACAGATGAAATATCTAGCAAAGATGATGATAATCAGGAATATGGGTTAGATGATAAGGGTCAGGTGACTTTGTTTTAG
- a CDS encoding DNA topoisomerase IV subunit B codes for MSEQTKYTEDNIRSLDWKEHIRMRPGMYIGKLGDGSSPDDGIYILLKEVLDNSIDEYVMGAGKTIEISIQGSKVIVRDYGRGIPLGKVVDVVSKMNTGGKYDSKAFKKSVGLNGVGTKAVNALSSYFRVESSRDGKSASADFAQGNLMDEEFLEETTRRKGTKVSFVPDDIIFKNYKYRSEYVVKMLKNYVYLNPGLTIVFNGEKFYSENGLKDLLAEKIAESDLLYPIIHLRGDDIEVALTHSKTQYSEEYNSFVNGQNTTQGGTHLNAFREGLVKTIRDFFGKQYDASDIRKSVVSAVAIKVMEPVFESQTKTKLGSTDMGGELPTVRTYVSDFLKTHLDNYLHKNPETADKLQRKILQAERERKELSGIRKLAKDRAKKASLHNKKLRDCRVHFGDIKNERNLESTLFITEGDSASGSITKSRDVNTQAVFSLKGKPLNCYGLTKKIVYENEEFNLLQAALNIEESLEDLRYNNVVIATDADVDGMHIRLLLITFFLQFFPEVIKEGHLYILQTPLFRVRNKKETIYCYSEDERREAIEKLKPKPEITRFKGLGEISPDEFVHFIGEDIRLDPVMLDDNMSIEELLSFYMGKNTPTRQEFIIDNLKVELDLIEEDK; via the coding sequence ATGTCAGAACAAACTAAATATACCGAAGATAATATACGATCACTAGACTGGAAAGAGCATATACGTATGCGTCCAGGAATGTATATTGGAAAGCTTGGTGACGGATCGTCTCCAGATGATGGTATATATATTCTACTTAAAGAGGTGTTAGACAACTCCATTGATGAGTATGTCATGGGAGCAGGGAAGACCATAGAAATTTCGATACAAGGAAGCAAAGTTATTGTTCGCGATTATGGACGTGGTATTCCTTTAGGTAAAGTAGTGGATGTTGTGTCTAAAATGAACACAGGAGGTAAGTACGACTCAAAAGCCTTTAAAAAATCCGTAGGATTAAATGGTGTCGGTACAAAAGCAGTAAATGCATTATCATCTTATTTTAGAGTAGAGTCTTCTAGAGACGGTAAAAGTGCTTCTGCAGATTTTGCTCAAGGTAATTTAATGGACGAGGAGTTTTTAGAAGAAACAACGCGTCGTAAAGGTACCAAGGTGTCCTTTGTTCCTGATGATATTATATTTAAAAACTATAAATACAGAAGTGAATATGTAGTAAAAATGCTTAAAAACTATGTTTACCTAAACCCAGGATTGACTATAGTTTTTAATGGAGAAAAATTTTATTCTGAAAACGGATTAAAAGATTTATTAGCAGAAAAAATTGCTGAATCAGACTTGTTATATCCAATCATTCATTTACGTGGTGATGATATTGAAGTCGCTTTAACACATAGTAAAACACAATATAGCGAAGAATATAACAGTTTTGTAAATGGTCAAAATACCACACAAGGAGGTACGCACTTAAATGCCTTTAGAGAAGGTTTGGTAAAAACCATTCGTGACTTTTTTGGAAAACAATATGATGCTTCAGATATACGTAAGTCCGTTGTAAGTGCTGTAGCTATAAAGGTTATGGAACCTGTTTTTGAAAGTCAAACAAAAACAAAACTTGGATCTACAGACATGGGAGGAGAGTTACCTACTGTTAGAACCTATGTTTCAGATTTTCTTAAAACACATTTAGATAACTATTTACACAAAAACCCTGAAACAGCAGATAAGCTACAACGTAAAATTTTACAAGCAGAACGTGAACGTAAAGAGCTGTCAGGTATTAGAAAATTAGCAAAAGACAGAGCTAAAAAAGCGAGTTTACACAATAAAAAATTACGCGATTGTCGTGTGCATTTTGGTGATATTAAAAATGAACGTAACTTGGAAAGTACCTTGTTTATAACAGAGGGAGATTCGGCATCAGGAAGTATCACAAAATCTAGAGATGTAAATACACAAGCGGTATTTAGCTTAAAGGGTAAACCTTTAAATTGTTATGGATTAACAAAGAAGATTGTTTACGAAAACGAAGAGTTTAATCTCCTGCAAGCTGCTTTAAATATCGAAGAGTCGCTGGAAGATTTAAGATACAACAACGTCGTTATTGCAACAGATGCCGATGTCGATGGTATGCACATTAGATTATTATTAATCACTTTCTTTTTACAATTTTTTCCAGAAGTAATTAAAGAAGGTCATTTGTATATATTACAAACCCCTTTATTTAGAGTTCGTAATAAAAAAGAAACCATTTACTGCTACTCAGAGGATGAACGTAGAGAAGCAATAGAAAAACTGAAACCAAAGCCAGAAATTACTCGATTTAAAGGTTTAGGAGAAATTAGTCCAGATGAGTTTGTTCACTTTATAGGTGAAGATATTAGATTGGATCCAGTAATGTTAGATGATAATATGTCTATTGAAGAGTTGTTGTCATTTTATATGGGTAAAAACACACCAACAAGACAAGAGTTTATTATTGATAATCTTAAAGTTGAACTTGATTTAATTGAGGAGGATAAATAG
- a CDS encoding SRPBCC family protein has product MSRDIDFHKDSLKHSNEKAIAGKTSGLIGLGESVTWEATHFGIRQQLTSKITHFESPKYFVDQMVSGAFKSFKHEHIFSTKGEDTIMIDMFYFQSPFGILGRLANVLFLTSYMKNLLETRNHFLKIKAEIIQNQQS; this is encoded by the coding sequence TTGTCCAGAGATATAGATTTTCATAAGGATTCATTAAAACACTCAAATGAGAAGGCTATTGCAGGTAAAACCTCTGGTTTAATAGGTTTAGGAGAATCGGTAACATGGGAAGCTACCCATTTTGGAATCCGTCAGCAACTAACCTCCAAAATAACACATTTTGAATCGCCTAAATACTTTGTTGATCAGATGGTTTCAGGAGCATTTAAAAGTTTTAAGCACGAACATATTTTTAGTACAAAAGGAGAAGATACCATAATGATTGATATGTTTTATTTTCAGTCGCCTTTTGGCATTTTAGGTAGATTGGCTAACGTGTTATTTTTAACTAGTTATATGAAAAATTTGCTTGAAACTAGAAATCATTTTCTAAAAATTAAGGCCGAAATCATACAAAATCAACAATCTTAA
- the ychF gene encoding redox-regulated ATPase YchF: MKAGIVGLPNVGKSTLFNCLSNAKAQSANFPFCTIEPNIGVVNVPDPRLEKLESLVNPERVLPATVEIVDIAGLVKGASKGEGLGNQFLGNIRETDAILHVLRCFDNDNIVHVDGNVNPIRDKETIDMELQLKDLETVDKKLEKVKRAAKTGNKEAQKEEALLLKLKAGLEAGVSVRALEFTEDELEEFVKPSQLITGKPVLYVCNVDEDSAVSGNAYVDLVKDAVKDENAEVLVLAVGTEADINELDDYEERQMFLSDIGLEEPGSAKLIRSAYKLLNQQTYFTAGVKEVRAWTINVGSTAPQAAGVIHTDFEKGFIRAEVIAYDDYVTYGSESKVKEAGKMRVEGKGYTVKDGDVMHFLFNV; this comes from the coding sequence ATGAAAGCAGGAATTGTAGGATTGCCTAACGTTGGTAAATCAACATTATTTAATTGTTTATCAAATGCAAAAGCGCAAAGTGCTAACTTTCCGTTTTGTACTATAGAGCCTAACATAGGTGTAGTAAATGTACCAGACCCAAGATTAGAAAAGTTAGAAAGCTTGGTTAATCCAGAACGTGTATTACCAGCAACTGTTGAGATTGTTGACATCGCAGGATTAGTAAAAGGAGCAAGTAAAGGTGAAGGTTTAGGTAATCAGTTTTTAGGAAACATTAGAGAAACAGATGCGATCTTACATGTTTTACGTTGTTTTGACAATGATAACATTGTGCATGTTGATGGCAATGTAAATCCAATTAGAGATAAGGAAACTATCGATATGGAATTACAATTAAAGGATCTTGAAACTGTAGATAAAAAACTAGAAAAAGTTAAACGTGCTGCAAAAACAGGTAATAAAGAGGCTCAAAAAGAAGAGGCTTTGTTACTAAAGTTAAAAGCTGGTTTAGAAGCAGGTGTGTCTGTTAGAGCTTTAGAGTTTACAGAAGATGAATTAGAAGAATTTGTTAAGCCATCGCAACTAATAACTGGAAAACCTGTATTATATGTTTGTAATGTGGATGAGGATAGTGCTGTCTCTGGAAATGCTTACGTAGATTTAGTTAAAGATGCTGTTAAAGATGAAAATGCTGAAGTATTAGTATTAGCAGTTGGAACAGAAGCAGATATTAATGAGTTGGATGATTATGAAGAGCGTCAAATGTTTTTATCAGATATTGGACTGGAAGAGCCAGGATCTGCAAAATTAATTAGATCTGCTTATAAATTATTAAACCAACAAACTTACTTTACAGCAGGAGTTAAGGAAGTTAGAGCATGGACTATAAATGTCGGGTCAACTGCACCACAGGCTGCAGGAGTAATTCATACAGATTTTGAAAAAGGTTTTATTCGTGCCGAAGTGATTGCTTATGATGATTATGTTACTTATGGTAGCGAGTCAAAAGTTAAAGAGGCAGGTAAAATGAGAGTAGAAGGTAAAGGATACACTGTTAAAGATGGAGATGTAATGCATTTCTTATTTAACGTGTAA
- a CDS encoding 4Fe-4S dicluster domain-containing protein produces MAIIITDECINCGACEPECPNTAIYEGADDWRYKDGTSLNGKLVLTDGKEVDADEAQEPISDEIYYIVPDKCTECVGFHEEPQCAAVCPVDCCVPDDDHVESKDTLLGKQKFMHPDG; encoded by the coding sequence ATGGCAATTATTATAACAGACGAATGTATTAACTGTGGAGCTTGTGAACCAGAATGCCCAAATACAGCAATTTATGAAGGTGCTGATGATTGGAGATATAAGGATGGAACAAGTCTTAACGGTAAGTTAGTGTTAACGGATGGTAAAGAAGTTGATGCAGATGAAGCACAAGAGCCTATTAGTGATGAGATTTATTACATTGTACCTGATAAGTGTACAGAATGTGTAGGTTTTCATGAAGAGCCACAATGTGCAGCAGTTTGCCCAGTAGATTGTTGTGTACCTGATGATGATCATGTAGAGAGTAAAGACACTTTATTAGGAAAACAAAAATTTATGCATCCTGATGGATAG